ATGTGTTTGTATGCGTAAGTAGTTGGAAAGAGGCGCTGTCCAGTGGGATTTCCTGCGATCCTGGGAGTGAGCCAGGCCTGCACCGCCTGACGCGGCGGAGCCCGTGGGACGGGGCTCCTGTGACTGAGGAcgtgttaattcatttaaatagGGCTGTCATGGCCGCTGTATTCAGTGCAGGTCTAGAGGATGCGGGTGATGTCCTAATGATTGTTGGTTTTTAAGATGGCTCTCAGTGAAGACCTAGAGGGCGGCACTGGTGTGAAACATGGAGAAAACGGAGCCACCGTTAGAAAGTGGTGTTGGTCACACGTCCATGTGGCCCAGGACGGGTCAGGTGTATGCAGTCATCTCTGAAGTGAAGCGTGATAGTCTTTCATCTTTCCGTGGACCGCATCTGTAAGAGTCTTTCTAGGATAGGGAGATGGCTTCATGGTAGGTGAGGGTGGGAGTATGAACGGGGCTCACATTTTGTCTTTGcttcttcctggctgtgtgacctccacCGCGTTGCTGAACATTTTCGCGCCTCGGTGTTTTCCTCTGGAAGATGAAGATGAGAATGCCCACCCACCTGCCGGGTCGTGCACTACCCCTGTGGGGTGCCCTCGCACTTAGCGTGGGCTCAGCGTTCGGGAGCTATGGTTATTTCTTAGATAGATGGTAATAATAGCAGAATTGAATACATAATCGCTGTCACGTGCTACCAGTTCAGTTGGAGGATCTGATTATCATTTTATCCCAGTCACGTATCAGGGATGCTGATGTGActgctgcagctgctgtggaGATTTGTGCTTTTTGGCTTCTAAACGTTTCCGATAATCAGAATCcatggagctgggggagggaagtgTTCCCTCCACATCGTGTAACGCAGGTAAGAGCAAGTGGCCTCAGGTTCCCACCTCTCTGCTCTGTTCACACTTGTGCCGTCTGCAAAGACTGGGTATCCAGAGGCTGGTAGGACATACATTCTTTTTGAAAGGGAGAGGCTTTTGCTGCTCACCGTGAGGTGGCTGGCTTCTTGATGTCACATCCTTTTTGTTTTGCTCCCTTGAAATGAAGCAACGGAAAACACAATACGGCTAACGGGCAGGTGGACGCCCCGGCGTGGCTGCCTCCTTACGTCCTGTGTCTTCTTCCCGCAGATGTGACATTTGCTGCGTCACCTTCCGCACACACCGAGGACTGCTGCGCCACAACGCGCTGGTCCACAAGCAGCTTCCCAGGGACGCAGTGGGAAGGCCCTTCATCCAGAACAACCCCTCCATCCCTGCCGGCTTCCACGACTTAGGCTTCACCGACTTCTCCTGTAGGAAGTTTCCTCGCATTTCTCAGGTATTCCGATTGGCCCATGACTGGCAGCCGCCTCCGTGGTCCACACAGCGGGACTGAATTTCCTCACCTGAGGCTTCCTTTCCTTAAAATGCTgtcatttgggttttttctgttTAGTAGTACCTTTCTCTTGAAATTCAGCTTGGCCCTTCCCGTTTCATTGAGTTGTTGAGTTGACGAGGGCGGGCGGCCTTCTATTTTGCGTGCTGAATTTCATGCTAACTGGCATATGAGTGTAGCTCATCGGTACTTTGCCCATTTGGGGGGCATTTGGGTTTAAAGTTGTGAATTGTTCACTACCCCACACAACCCTAGGTGaattgaatttgtattttttaaatatttctttaatatcgATATCACAGCTAAATATTTCTAGTGTTGTAgcttctattcaaatattttgggtCAGTGTTGGCCTGAGCTGTATTTGTGTTCTGCTTATAAAACACCTGCTAAAACTACTTTGGAAcccatttttttccaattaaaaaaaaattgaggtagaAGGTATCAACAGTGAAATCCTTCCATCACAGAAGCCCCAGACTCAGTGACTTATTCCACGTGTACATGACCACGTGCATACGTCCACGTGTGCACACGCATATGCCTATGTCCACGTGTGTACGTACCCACGTGTGTACGCTcatgtagccccctcccccaCGGTGCCCCTTCCCAGGCAGCTCCTCTCCCGCAGTCACAGAGGAAGCCAGTTCTTCACTGATGGTGGTGGTTGCCATCAGTTAGGCTTGCAAGGCCCccatttttaaagagagaattaaTCCTACCTCTGTGGTGTTATTACTTAACCGTGCTTCGGTGCTGCCCTGCCGAGACATCCTGGGGATTGGCGTCATTCATCAAGCAGATAGGATTCGTAAGATGCTTAGTTGGTTTCCTTACTCAGTCCGGGAGTTAGCGAGCAGGGGAAGGTGGGCACCCTACGTGCCGTGGAGAAGGGCCGGATGCCGGGGGCAGCTGTGCAGCTTGGCGATCATTTCTAAATGCTCCTCTCTGTTCCCCTGCTTTCGCCCGCCGGCTTCCATGCAGGCCTGGTGTGAAACGAACCTGCGCAGGTGCATCAGTGAGCAGCACCGCTTCGTCTGCGACACGTGTGACAAGGCCTTCCCCATGCTCTCCTCGCTCACCCTGCACAAGCAGAGCCATGTCACTGCCGACCAGGGCCGGGAACAGCTGCAGGCCAGGGCCCTGCCTGGCGACGCCCCCGACCAGAAGGTCTTCCTGGCCATGCTGGGCCTGCAGCACATCGAAGACGCCAGGCCTGCACCGGCCGAGGAGCCGCTGCCGGATGACAACCAAGCAATACAGCTCCAGGCACTCAAGTGTCAGCTACCTCAGGACCCTGGCTGCACCAACTTGCTGAGTCTGTCTCCTTTCGAAGCTGCTTCCCTGGGCGGGTCTCTCACCGTCCTCCCGGCCACCAAGGAGAGCGTGAAGCATCTGTCCCTGCAGCCCTTCCAGAAGGGCTTCATCATCCAGCCTGACAGCAGTATTGTGGTCAAGCCCATCTCCGGGGAGTCGGCCATCGAGCTGGCGGACATCCAGCAGATCCTGAAGATGGCAGCCTCGGCCCCCCCTCAGATCAGTCTTCCGCCTCTGTCCAAGGCCCCCGCTGCCCCTCTACAGGCCATTTTCAAACACATGCCCCCTCTGAAGCCAAAGCCCCTGGTCACGCCGCGGACGGTGGTGGCCACCTCCACGCCTCCGCCCCTCGTCAACGCGCAGCAGGCCTCCCCGGGCTGCATCAGCCCTagcctgccgccgccgccgctgaaGCTCCTCAAGGGCTCCGTGGAGGCGGCCTCCGACGCCCACCTGCTGCAGTCCCAGTCGGGGGCGCAGCCAAACACAGCCGCACAGCTCTTCCTGCAGCAGCCGCGCCTCGAGCTGCCGGGCCAGGCCGAGATGAAGACGCAGCTGGAGCAGGACAGCATCATCGAGGCCCTCCTGCCCCTGAGCATGGAGGCCAAGATCAAGCAGGAGATCACGGAGGGGGACCTCAAGGCCATCATGACGGCCCCCAGCGGCAAGAAGGCGCCGGCCATGCGCAAGGTGCTCTACCCCTGCCGCTTCTGCAACCAGGTGTTCGCCTTCTCGGGGGTGCTGCGCGCGCACGTGCGCTCCCACCTGGGCATCTCGCCCTATCAGTGCAACATCTGCGACTACATCGCCGCCGACAAGGCCGCGCTCATCCGCCACCTGCGCACACATAGCGGCGAGCGGCCCTACATCTGCAAGATCTGCCATTACCCCTTCACGGTCAAGGCCAACTGCGAGCGGCACCTGCGCAAGAAGCACCTCAAGGCCACACGCAAGGACATCGAGAAGAACATCGAGTACGTGACCAGCAGCGCGGCCGAGATGGTGGACGCCTTTTGCTCCCCAGACACGGTGTGCCGGCTGTGCGGCGAGGACCTCAAGCACTACCGCGCCCTCCGCATCCACATGCGCACGCACTGCGGCCGCGGCCTGGGCGGCTGCCCCAAGGCCCGCAAGCCCTTCGAGTGCAAGGAGTGCAGCGCCGCCTTCTCGGCCAAGCGCAACTGCATCCACCACGTCCTCAAGCAGCACCTGCACGTGCCCGAGCGCGACATCGAGAGCTACGTCCTGGCGGCCGACGGCCTGGGCCCCGCCGACGCGCCCGCCGAGGCCCCGGGCAGGGTGGAGGAGGGCGGCGCGGCCCTGGGCGAGCGCAAGCCCCTGGCCGCCTTCCTGGAGCCCCAGAACGGCTTCCGTCACGGGGCCCCCGCCCAGCCGCTGCCCCCGCACGTCGCGGTCAAAGTGGAGCCCGCCAGCAACTTCGCAGGGGACTTCAACGAGCCCCTGGACTTCTCCCAGAAGGGCCTGGCCCTGGTCCAAGTGAAGCAGGAGAACTCGGCCTCCTTCCTGAGCCCTTGCGCCTCGGCCCCGTACGACTGCTCCATGGAGCCCATCGATTTGTCCATCCCCAAGAACCTCAGGAGGGGAGACGAGGACGCGGCCGCCCCCGGGGAAGCCAGGAGGCCCGAGCAGGGACCCGCGAGCAGTGAGCGGGCCTCCCCCTGTCCGCCAGCCCGCCCCGCCCTGCCGGCGACCGTGGGCCCCAGCGGGCTCCTGGAAGAGCCCGCGGCCGCTGCAGCGGCGGCCTCTGCCGCCAGCGCGCTGGAAGCCCCGGCTCCGCCCCTGCAGGGCTCCGTTCAACTCGCTGTGCCCATCTACTCCTCAGCCCTGGTCAACAGCTCCCCGCTCTTGGGCAACTCCACCCTCATAAGCAGCCCAGCCTTGCTGCGGCCGCTGCGCCCCAAGCCCCCCCTGCTTTTGCCAAAGCCCCCCGTGACGGAAGAGCTGCCCCCGCTGGCCTCCATTGCCCAGATCATCTCATCCGTGTCCTCGGCCCCCACCTTGCTGAAAACCAAGGTGGCCGACCCGGGGCCCGCGAGCACCGGCAGTGACGCCGCAGCTGCAGACGTTGTAGGGGGCGCCGTCTCCAAAGCCACCACCGACGTCGCCGGCAGGAAGGGATCCAGTGACTCCCCCCCTGCTGCCACCAGCCCAGAGGCAGCCTCGCCCACGGAGCCGGGACCAGCTGGCTTGTCAAAGAAGAGGGGCCGGAAAAAGGGGACGAGGAGCCGGCTGCGCACCAGCGGCGGGGCGGACCTGGACTCCAGCGGGGAGTTTGCCAGCATCGAGAAGATGCTGGCGACGACGGACACCAACAAGTTCAGTCCGTTCCTGCAGAGCGCGGAGGACGACGCTCAGGACGAGGTGGCCGCGGACCACAGCGGGCCCAGCGATGAGGAGCAGGGCAGCCCCCCGGAGGACAAGCTGCTGAGGGCAAAGCGCAACTCCTATGCCAGCTGCCTGCAGAAGATCAACTGCCCCCACTGCCCGCGGGTCTTCCCCTGGGCCAGCTCCCTGCAGAGGCACATGCTCACGCACACTGGTAAGAGGGCCGGGCAGGCTGTGGCCCAGCCGCTGGGCTGAGGGGCAGCGACGGGTGGGGTCGAAGGAGGGGCCCTCTTCCCGCCTCCCCATTCCTAGCTTCTCTTCTCCCTCAGTCTCAGAAGCAGGGGCTTGCCTGATGGGGCCGAGAGTTTTTCCCTGTGTGCTCGTATAACCAGAATGGCCTGTTTCCGTTGGCTGGGCCTCCGAGGGCTGCTGGTGAAGGGAAGGGTCAGGCAGGGTGTTTTTAGGTGAGATGGTCTTGGGCCATCGCATCCCTCACGTGGTCGAGGCATTATCTGCTTGGTTGAGACATCATCTACTTGGTTACGCACAGGAGGCAGCTTAGGGGGACGAGGACTTTGGCAGAAGAATTTGCATTCAAGGCAGCTTTTAAAATTGCAGACATTCTGTGAAGTTCTTTTGACTGCTGTGTATTCATAAAGGGAAATATTGCAAATTTTGCAGTTACCTTTCAGTTCACTAAGGCGATTACATCTTCTCCTGTTCATCGTGAACGTCAGTGACAGAGTagctttagaatttaaaaaattttgtatctGTACTAAAATTGTTGGCTGTTGCAGAGAGAAACAcgcaaatataaatattattctaaGTAACAGACTTAAGTTGACAAAAAGATATCctaaaagtatttttcaaatgttttcgtgtattgatttttaaagagaagtttgagataagaaatacactttaaataattttataccaAGTAGTTAGTAGTCAGATGACCCTACAACTTAGGGTCATCTTAAGGTCATCTTAATTATGAGTTACTGAATACTCAAGCTGAGTATTCAAAATTTACATCTTTGAACTAAGGACAAATTGGGTGAGATCCTTAACCTTTTGGAGATCACCACCCAAATATTAATTGATAGGAcctaaaacagaataaagaattgtATGGTACAGGATTGCccgataaaatacaggatgccagttaaattttgaatttcaaataagcaacaaataatttttagtataaatatctTCCATGCACTATCTGGGATGTACT
This genomic interval from Balaenoptera ricei isolate mBalRic1 chromosome 11, mBalRic1.hap2, whole genome shotgun sequence contains the following:
- the RREB1 gene encoding ras-responsive element-binding protein 1 isoform X1, with product MTSSSPVGLEGSDLSSINTMMSAVMSVGKVAENGGSPQSIRSPTKPPGPNRIGRRNQETKEEKSSYNCPLCEKICTTQHQLTMHIRQHNTDTGGADHSCSICGKSLSSASSLDRHMLVHSGERPYKCAVCGQSFTTNGNMHRHMKIHEKDPSSATAAAPPSPLKRRRLSSKRKLSHDTESEKEDPAPAKKMVEDRQSGDMEKKADEVFHCPLCFKEFVCKYGLETHMETHSDNPLRCDICCVTFRTHRGLLRHNALVHKQLPRDAVGRPFIQNNPSIPAGFHDLGFTDFSCRKFPRISQAWCETNLRRCISEQHRFVCDTCDKAFPMLSSLTLHKQSHVTADQGREQLQARALPGDAPDQKVFLAMLGLQHIEDARPAPAEEPLPDDNQAIQLQALKCQLPQDPGCTNLLSLSPFEAASLGGSLTVLPATKESVKHLSLQPFQKGFIIQPDSSIVVKPISGESAIELADIQQILKMAASAPPQISLPPLSKAPAAPLQAIFKHMPPLKPKPLVTPRTVVATSTPPPLVNAQQASPGCISPSLPPPPLKLLKGSVEAASDAHLLQSQSGAQPNTAAQLFLQQPRLELPGQAEMKTQLEQDSIIEALLPLSMEAKIKQEITEGDLKAIMTAPSGKKAPAMRKVLYPCRFCNQVFAFSGVLRAHVRSHLGISPYQCNICDYIAADKAALIRHLRTHSGERPYICKICHYPFTVKANCERHLRKKHLKATRKDIEKNIEYVTSSAAEMVDAFCSPDTVCRLCGEDLKHYRALRIHMRTHCGRGLGGCPKARKPFECKECSAAFSAKRNCIHHVLKQHLHVPERDIESYVLAADGLGPADAPAEAPGRVEEGGAALGERKPLAAFLEPQNGFRHGAPAQPLPPHVAVKVEPASNFAGDFNEPLDFSQKGLALVQVKQENSASFLSPCASAPYDCSMEPIDLSIPKNLRRGDEDAAAPGEARRPEQGPASSERASPCPPARPALPATVGPSGLLEEPAAAAAAASAASALEAPAPPLQGSVQLAVPIYSSALVNSSPLLGNSTLISSPALLRPLRPKPPLLLPKPPVTEELPPLASIAQIISSVSSAPTLLKTKVADPGPASTGSDAAAADVVGGAVSKATTDVAGRKGSSDSPPAATSPEAASPTEPGPAGLSKKRGRKKGTRSRLRTSGGADLDSSGEFASIEKMLATTDTNKFSPFLQSAEDDAQDEVAADHSGPSDEEQGSPPEDKLLRAKRNSYASCLQKINCPHCPRVFPWASSLQRHMLTHTGQKPFPCQKCGAFFSTKSNCERHQLRKHGVTACSLRRNGLIPQSKESDVGPHDSTDSQSDAEASAGGEVLDLTSREREPPTPEGAAEPSPVPDESPAEEAKPAAATPLAGEERGAEEDAEPEDERAEEEWDEDADSPEEDTVSNKSLDLNLASKLMGFKLAEGEAGAGGGGDPAAQDHRHARHACHVCGKSFKFLGTLNRHRKAHGREEPGDKSAAPREPEGPPPTAPELLPPRPAEPPAQAEAVSEAPAEKQSEEAEGPSDGDGEGLAEQKPSEKSEDDRKPKTASPRSAASKADKRKKVCSVCSKRFWSLQDLTRHMRSHTGERPYKCQTCERTFTLKHSLVRHQRVHQKARQPRPPGKDSDKEERGEEDSESESAHSGNNPASEGEADPGLPAGSHVAGTRSRKESLAPKDAGRTAGASQAEASRGAPRAAAAGSPQEQASPGDPERESPAALVQDLLELPGRRPAHPLLAAADSASLLGLE
- the RREB1 gene encoding ras-responsive element-binding protein 1 isoform X2; its protein translation is MTSSSPVGLEGSDLSSINTMMSAVMSVGKVAENGGSPQSIRSPTKPPGPNRIGRRNQETKEEKSSYNCPLCEKICTTQHQLTMHIRQHNTDTGGADHSCSICGKSLSSASSLDRHMLVHSGERPYKCAVCGQSFTTNGNMHRHMKIHEKDPSSATAAAPPSPLKRRRLSSKRKLSHDTESEKEDPAPAKKMVEDRQSGDMEKKADEVFHCPLCFKEFVCKYGLETHMETHSDNPLRCDICCVTFRTHRGLLRHNALVHKQLPRDAVGRPFIQNNPSIPAGFHDLGFTDFSCRKFPRISQAWCETNLRRCISEQHRFVCDTCDKAFPMLSSLTLHKQSHVTADQGREQLQARALPGDAPDQKVFLAMLGLQHIEDARPAPAEEPLPDDNQAIQLQALKCQLPQDPGCTNLLSLSPFEAASLGGSLTVLPATKESVKHLSLQPFQKGFIIQPDSSIVVKPISGESAIELADIQQILKMAASAPPQISLPPLSKAPAAPLQAIFKHMPPLKPKPLVTPRTVVATSTPPPLVNAQQASPGCISPSLPPPPLKLLKGSVEAASDAHLLQSQSGAQPNTAAQLFLQQPRLELPGQAEMKTQLEQDSIIEALLPLSMEAKIKQEITEGDLKAIMTAPSGKKAPAMRKVLYPCRFCNQVFAFSGVLRAHVRSHLGISPYQCNICDYIAADKAALIRHLRTHSGERPYICKICHYPFTVKANCERHLRKKHLKATRKDIEKNIEYVTSSAAEMVDAFCSPDTVCRLCGEDLKHYRALRIHMRTHCGRGLGGCPKARKPFECKECSAAFSAKRNCIHHVLKQHLHVPERDIESYVLAADGLGPADAPAEAPGRVEEGGAALGERKPLAAFLEPQNGFRHGAPAQPLPPHVAVKVEPASNFAGDFNEPLDFSQKGLALVQVKQENSASFLSPCASAPYDCSMEPIDLSIPKNLRRGDEDAAAPGEARRPEQGPASSERASPCPPARPALPATVGPSGLLEEPAAAAAAASAASALEAPAPPLQGSVQLAVPIYSSALVNSSPLLGNSTLISSPALLRPLRPKPPLLLPKPPVTEELPPLASIAQIISSVSSAPTLLKTKVADPGPASTGSDAAAADVVGGAVSKATTDVAGRKGSSDSPPAATSPEAASPTEPGPAGLSKKRGRKKGTRSRLRTSGGADLDSSGEFASIEKMLATTDTNKFSPFLQSAEDDAQDEVAADHSGPSDEEQGSPPEDKLLRAKRNSYASCLQKINCPHCPRVFPWASSLQRHMLTHTDSQSDAEASAGGEVLDLTSREREPPTPEGAAEPSPVPDESPAEEAKPAAATPLAGEERGAEEDAEPEDERAEEEWDEDADSPEEDTVSNKSLDLNLASKLMGFKLAEGEAGAGGGGDPAAQDHRHARHACHVCGKSFKFLGTLNRHRKAHGREEPGDKSAAPREPEGPPPTAPELLPPRPAEPPAQAEAVSEAPAEKQSEEAEGPSDGDGEGLAEQKPSEKSEDDRKPKTASPRSAASKADKRKKVCSVCSKRFWSLQDLTRHMRSHTGERPYKCQTCERTFTLKHSLVRHQRVHQKARQPRPPGKDSDKEERGEEDSESESAHSGNNPASEGEADPGLPAGSHVAGTRSRKESLAPKDAGRTAGASQAEASRGAPRAAAAGSPQEQASPGDPERESPAALVQDLLELPGRRPAHPLLAAADSASLLGLE